A genome region from Tolypothrix sp. PCC 7712 includes the following:
- a CDS encoding pentapeptide repeat-containing protein: MTVLTVTLFFSDSIASWLSNLAFIKILDALSKLGVLIGVTVFLLELPKREERIVSERKRSHFEYWKAIDAAAASGTVTSYARKIALEELANDRVSLRNIDAPNVDLKRVDLTGADLVGANFTGADFTEAILDDANLNKAKLYRARLYGTSLLKAQLESTDLREVLYDEYTKFPIGFNATAVGAYLIAPHVSLQKVKLSNAILWSVNLQEANLEESDFTEASFRGAMLKNANFQRANLKGAKFGNANLAGAKLNNANIQGANFWNAKGLTIEQVKSAQNWETAEYSKNFCEQLGLSPRLTTNTDNEKD, translated from the coding sequence TTGACAGTTTTAACAGTCACTTTATTTTTTTCCGACTCCATTGCTAGCTGGCTTTCAAATTTAGCTTTTATCAAGATACTTGATGCTCTTAGTAAACTGGGGGTGCTGATAGGTGTAACGGTTTTCTTACTTGAACTTCCAAAACGAGAAGAAAGAATTGTTTCTGAAAGAAAGAGGTCACATTTTGAATACTGGAAAGCAATCGATGCGGCCGCTGCTTCTGGTACAGTTACTAGCTATGCTAGAAAAATTGCTCTAGAAGAATTAGCCAATGACAGGGTTTCTCTGCGGAATATAGATGCTCCTAATGTTGATTTAAAACGGGTTGATTTAACTGGAGCAGATTTAGTAGGGGCTAATTTCACAGGAGCTGATTTTACAGAAGCAATACTTGATGATGCTAATCTCAATAAAGCTAAACTTTATAGAGCTAGACTTTATGGTACATCTCTTCTAAAAGCACAATTAGAAAGTACCGACCTTAGAGAAGTTTTATATGATGAATATACCAAGTTTCCCATAGGTTTCAATGCGACTGCGGTAGGAGCATACTTGATTGCTCCTCATGTTTCTCTTCAAAAAGTTAAACTCTCAAACGCAATTCTTTGGAGTGTTAATCTTCAAGAAGCTAATCTTGAGGAATCTGATTTTACAGAGGCTAGTTTTCGCGGAGCAATGCTTAAAAATGCTAACTTCCAAAGAGCGAATTTAAAAGGAGCAAAGTTTGGCAATGCTAATCTTGCAGGAGCAAAACTGAATAATGCCAATATCCAAGGAGCTAATTTCTGGAATGCTAAAGGTTTAACTATAGAACAAGTTAAGTCTGCTCAAAATTGGGAAACAGCAGAGTACAGTAAGAATTTCTGTGAACAGCTAGGTTTATCCCCTCGCTTAACAACAAATACTGACAATGAGAAAGATTAG
- a CDS encoding type IV pilus twitching motility protein PilT, translated as MNGESSSQYLIPQIPTLPAPPPPPFAIQKKPVSIQQMVHDAYNLQATDIHIRVGELPRFRIRGQMEVYELAGVVTPKIFENYLNEILSPSAKQQFTQTKELDTAIVYPGLVRCRINCFETLTGGAMVLRLITLHVPSIDSLGLPPILKNIVNKKQGLILVAGSTGSGKSTTIAAMIRYLNETQQKHIITIEDPIEYVHTSQNSLVSQREVGLHTHEFHDALRSALREDPDVIVVGEMRDRITVDTAIKAAQTGHLVLGTLHSKDSIGAINRLLNLYNPDEQAIMRVQIVDSLVAVVAQRLLSTTDGGRTAPMEILINTPTMQDYLLKGEDTEAYQLIEASRKEGMQVMNDALCELMLTGQISIEDAFNNTPDIGDLRRRSRNEGLDPSHSTGRSFFKAYSYSSR; from the coding sequence ATGAACGGCGAATCTAGCTCACAATATTTAATTCCTCAAATCCCTACTCTCCCCGCACCGCCACCACCACCATTTGCAATTCAGAAAAAGCCAGTTTCTATTCAACAAATGGTACATGATGCGTACAATCTGCAAGCTACTGATATACATATTCGTGTCGGAGAATTGCCACGCTTTCGCATTCGTGGACAGATGGAAGTTTACGAATTAGCAGGTGTAGTCACACCAAAAATATTTGAGAATTATTTAAACGAGATTCTCTCCCCATCTGCCAAGCAGCAATTTACTCAAACTAAAGAATTAGATACAGCAATTGTTTATCCTGGGCTTGTACGCTGTCGTATCAACTGTTTTGAAACCTTAACTGGTGGTGCAATGGTGCTGCGATTAATTACATTACATGTTCCCAGTATTGATAGTTTGGGATTGCCACCAATTCTCAAAAACATTGTTAATAAAAAACAAGGATTAATTTTAGTTGCTGGATCAACTGGCTCAGGTAAATCTACCACCATAGCGGCAATGATCCGCTATTTAAATGAAACTCAACAAAAACATATCATCACAATTGAAGACCCAATTGAATATGTGCATACTTCCCAAAATAGCTTAGTTAGTCAAAGGGAAGTAGGTTTACACACCCACGAATTTCATGATGCTTTGCGGTCAGCATTACGGGAAGACCCCGATGTGATTGTAGTAGGAGAAATGCGCGATCGCATCACTGTTGATACTGCCATTAAAGCTGCACAAACTGGTCACTTAGTATTAGGTACTCTCCACTCTAAAGATTCAATTGGTGCAATTAATCGCCTCCTCAATCTCTATAATCCTGATGAGCAGGCAATTATGCGGGTACAAATTGTTGATTCCTTAGTTGCTGTTGTGGCCCAACGTTTACTCAGCACAACAGATGGTGGTCGCACAGCACCTATGGAAATCTTGATTAACACACCCACTATGCAAGATTATCTATTAAAGGGTGAAGACACAGAAGCATATCAACTGATAGAAGCTAGCCGCAAAGAAGGTATGCAAGTAATGAATGATGCCCTTTGCGAATTGATGTTAACTGGTCAAATCAGTATTGAAGATGCCTTCAACAACACACCAGATATCGGTGATTTACGTCGTCGTTCTCGCAACGAAGGATTAGATCCATCTCATTCAACTGGACGTAGTTTTTTCAAAGCTTATAGCTATAGTTCACGCTGA
- a CDS encoding DUF58 domain-containing protein: MKIIKRTINWLETRACAPAYSGWVLAGIAICFFGAAVNTMAGWLYAISGVSFALLAIAAILPPRSLVGLTVKRRTIRPVTAGDELTVEIEIHNQTKQAVNLLQVEDMLPFVLGKPVTKAIETIPPQEHYRWVYYQPTPRRGVYRWHSVELVSGAPLGLFWCRRQRECAATAIVYPSVLPLTYCPLVDEMGQDESDMSNFQGKTLQTETTGLVRSLRPYRLGDPTRLIHWRTSARYGELRVRELEIVTSGQEIIIALDSAVNWAEENFEQAVIAAASLYFYAQRQNIQVQLWTAFTGLIKGDRIVQEALAATTPQEDANAPIPEGYPLIWLTSNPQTLTSLPLGSRWILWENHPAATEPVIANRDYPGIVIQTEQGLQPQLQKSLHS; this comes from the coding sequence ATGAAAATCATTAAACGTACCATCAACTGGTTAGAAACCCGCGCTTGTGCCCCTGCATATAGCGGTTGGGTTTTAGCAGGAATTGCTATCTGCTTCTTTGGCGCTGCTGTGAATACAATGGCGGGTTGGCTTTATGCCATTAGTGGAGTGAGTTTTGCTCTGTTAGCCATAGCTGCTATTTTGCCGCCGCGATCGCTTGTGGGTTTAACTGTGAAACGCCGTACCATTAGGCCTGTCACAGCCGGAGATGAATTAACGGTTGAAATCGAAATTCACAATCAAACAAAGCAAGCTGTAAACTTGCTACAAGTTGAAGATATGTTGCCTTTTGTGTTGGGGAAACCAGTAACCAAGGCCATAGAAACCATTCCCCCCCAAGAGCATTACCGTTGGGTATATTACCAACCAACCCCACGCCGGGGTGTTTATCGCTGGCATTCAGTTGAACTTGTTAGCGGTGCGCCTTTAGGCTTGTTTTGGTGTCGCCGTCAGCGTGAATGTGCAGCCACAGCGATTGTATATCCGAGTGTGTTACCGCTAACTTACTGCCCACTAGTAGATGAAATGGGGCAAGACGAAAGCGACATGAGTAACTTTCAGGGCAAAACCTTGCAAACAGAGACAACCGGACTAGTGCGATCGCTTCGTCCTTATCGTCTAGGCGATCCTACTCGCCTAATTCACTGGCGCACCAGCGCGCGCTACGGGGAATTACGGGTACGGGAATTAGAAATAGTTACTAGCGGGCAAGAAATTATTATTGCGCTTGACAGTGCAGTGAATTGGGCAGAAGAGAACTTTGAACAAGCTGTCATTGCTGCTGCATCACTTTATTTTTATGCCCAGAGGCAAAATATCCAAGTCCAACTGTGGACAGCATTCACGGGATTAATTAAAGGCGATCGCATAGTTCAAGAAGCCTTAGCAGCTACTACCCCCCAGGAAGATGCTAATGCACCTATTCCAGAAGGCTATCCCTTAATTTGGCTAACTTCCAATCCTCAAACCCTGACTTCCTTACCTTTAGGTAGTCGTTGGATTTTATGGGAAAATCATCCTGCTGCCACAGAACCAGTAATAGCTAATCGAGATTATCCGGGTATTGTTATACAAACTGAGCAAGGACTACAACCACAACTACAAAAATCCTTACACTCATAA
- a CDS encoding ferredoxin thioredoxin reductase catalytic beta subunit — translation MISSEVNTKSSDKSLEAMRHFSEQYAKRTGTYFCSEPSVTAVVIEGLAKHKDELGAPLCPCRHYEDKEAEVHATYWNCPCVPMRERKECHCMLFLTTDNEFAGEQQEITLETIKEVRDSMA, via the coding sequence ATGATCTCATCAGAAGTGAATACAAAATCCAGCGATAAAAGCCTAGAAGCAATGCGGCATTTTTCCGAACAATACGCCAAGCGTACTGGAACCTACTTCTGTTCTGAACCTTCGGTTACCGCAGTCGTGATTGAAGGGCTAGCTAAACATAAAGACGAACTTGGTGCGCCTTTATGCCCTTGCCGCCACTACGAAGATAAAGAAGCCGAAGTCCACGCCACATATTGGAACTGTCCCTGTGTGCCGATGCGGGAACGTAAAGAGTGCCATTGTATGCTGTTTCTCACTACAGACAACGAGTTTGCGGGAGAACAACAAGAAATCACTCTCGAAACCATCAAAGAAGTGCGAGACAGTATGGCATGA
- a CDS encoding DUF309 domain-containing protein: protein MSETMPQEFWQGVEQFNTGQFYACHDTLEALWIEASEPEKTFYQGILQIAVALYHLSNHNWRGAAILLGEGSNRLRRYPSSYGGIDLEALLIQSVALLQALQKTSPDQTATDDLGEFDTLPLPRIELVQEG, encoded by the coding sequence ATGAGTGAAACCATGCCCCAAGAGTTTTGGCAAGGCGTAGAACAGTTTAATACTGGACAGTTCTATGCCTGTCATGACACTTTAGAAGCTTTGTGGATTGAAGCCAGCGAACCAGAAAAAACCTTTTATCAAGGGATTCTCCAAATTGCAGTAGCACTTTATCATTTGAGTAATCACAACTGGCGGGGTGCAGCTATTCTACTAGGAGAAGGCAGTAATCGTCTGCGACGGTACCCATCCAGTTACGGTGGCATCGATTTAGAAGCTTTATTAATTCAGAGTGTGGCATTGTTGCAAGCATTACAAAAAACTAGCCCAGATCAAACTGCTACTGATGATTTGGGTGAATTTGACACATTGCCTTTGCCTAGGATTGAGCTAGTACAAGAAGGCTGA
- a CDS encoding bifunctional folylpolyglutamate synthase/dihydrofolate synthase — protein MDIDSLLQSFQHFGINLGLSRIVKLLDKLGNPHQQVPVIHVAGTNGKGSVCAYLSSVLTQAGYRTGLYTSPHLVDWTERISVNQQPIASEELYKLLQKVKDANAPDEESPTQFEVITAAAWLYFAQQQVDIAVVEVGLGGRLDATNVCSQPLVTVITSISREHWQQLGPTVAHIAGEKAGILKPGCPAVVGPLPKEAEAVVRSRIQELECPIFTPQPARSVSSGWAEYQTLDGKLIQYPLALQGQIQLTNSALALAAIEILQKQDWHISQTAIINGMANTKWPGRIQWVTWKKHKLLLDGAHNPAGAQVLRDYVDTLANPKITWVMGMMANKDHADIFQALLREGDKLCLVPIPDTSSAIPDDLAKLAAEICPGLSFCQSYPDLTSALEAAFASPEDLVVLCGSLYLIGHFLSIK, from the coding sequence TTGGATATCGACTCTCTATTACAATCCTTTCAACACTTCGGTATTAATTTAGGACTGTCACGCATTGTCAAACTTTTGGACAAGCTTGGTAATCCCCATCAGCAAGTGCCTGTAATTCATGTTGCTGGTACTAATGGTAAAGGTTCTGTCTGTGCCTATCTATCATCAGTTCTCACTCAAGCTGGTTATCGGACAGGACTTTACACCTCTCCACATTTAGTTGATTGGACAGAACGTATTTCTGTTAATCAACAGCCAATTGCTTCAGAGGAATTATATAAATTACTACAAAAGGTTAAAGATGCAAATGCACCTGATGAAGAATCTCCCACTCAATTTGAAGTGATTACCGCCGCTGCATGGTTATATTTTGCCCAGCAGCAGGTAGATATAGCAGTGGTAGAAGTAGGATTGGGCGGACGCTTGGATGCTACCAACGTTTGCTCACAGCCTTTAGTAACAGTCATTACTTCCATCAGTCGCGAACATTGGCAGCAGCTAGGGCCGACTGTTGCCCATATTGCTGGCGAAAAAGCCGGAATTCTTAAGCCTGGATGTCCGGCTGTGGTGGGGCCATTACCTAAAGAAGCAGAAGCAGTTGTGCGATCGCGTATTCAAGAATTAGAATGCCCGATATTTACACCCCAACCTGCGCGTTCTGTCTCTTCAGGATGGGCGGAATATCAAACTCTAGATGGCAAATTAATTCAATATCCGCTAGCTTTACAAGGGCAAATTCAGTTAACAAATTCTGCCTTAGCTTTAGCTGCAATCGAAATTCTGCAAAAACAAGACTGGCACATTTCTCAAACAGCCATAATTAATGGCATGGCGAATACTAAATGGCCTGGACGTATTCAATGGGTAACTTGGAAAAAGCATAAATTATTGCTAGATGGTGCCCATAATCCAGCAGGTGCTCAAGTTTTACGTGATTATGTTGATACATTGGCTAACCCAAAAATAACTTGGGTGATGGGAATGATGGCAAATAAAGACCATGCCGATATTTTCCAGGCTTTATTACGAGAAGGAGACAAGTTATGTCTCGTACCTATACCAGATACTTCTTCGGCGATTCCCGATGACTTAGCCAAACTAGCTGCGGAAATTTGTCCAGGATTGAGTTTTTGTCAATCTTACCCCGATTTAACTTCCGCCTTAGAAGCAGCTTTTGCTTCTCCCGAGGACTTAGTTGTTTTATGTGGTTCTCTTTATTTAATCGGACACTTTTTGTCCATCAAATAA
- a CDS encoding photosystem II protein Y — protein sequence MDIDFRVAVVLAPIAIAAGWAVFNIGAAALRQVQNFLNREA from the coding sequence ATGGACATTGATTTTCGTGTAGCCGTTGTTCTAGCACCAATAGCCATTGCTGCTGGTTGGGCTGTATTTAATATTGGTGCAGCTGCTTTACGACAAGTGCAAAACTTTTTAAACAGAGAAGCTTAA
- a CDS encoding gamma carbonic anhydrase family protein, producing the protein MSIASYWPSPDFSQAAFVAANASVIGSVNIRAGVSIWYGAVVRGDVERIDIGECTNIQDGAILHGDPGFPTILEDHVTVGHRAVIHSAYIERGSLIGIGAIVLNGVRVGAGSIIGAGSVVTKDVPPLSLVVGVPGKVLRQLSDTETAELLEHAERYQKLALVHAGKGTDLGFSQK; encoded by the coding sequence GTGTCTATCGCTTCTTACTGGCCATCTCCTGATTTTTCTCAAGCTGCCTTTGTTGCAGCCAATGCGAGCGTGATCGGTTCCGTAAACATAAGGGCAGGTGTGAGCATTTGGTATGGGGCAGTAGTCAGAGGCGATGTAGAACGCATCGATATTGGCGAATGCACGAATATACAAGATGGAGCTATTCTACATGGCGATCCTGGTTTTCCTACCATATTAGAAGATCATGTGACCGTAGGACATCGTGCTGTGATACATTCTGCTTACATTGAGCGCGGCAGTTTAATTGGGATCGGTGCGATCGTGCTGAATGGGGTACGCGTTGGTGCTGGTAGTATTATTGGTGCTGGCTCAGTAGTCACCAAGGATGTACCACCATTGTCATTAGTAGTTGGCGTTCCCGGAAAAGTCTTGCGCCAATTATCAGACACTGAAACTGCAGAACTATTAGAACACGCCGAACGCTACCAAAAGTTAGCTTTAGTTCATGCTGGGAAGGGAACTGATCTCGGGTTTAGTCAGAAGTAA
- a CDS encoding TIGR02652 family protein has protein sequence MMNPGLQYPIFGPEIQCPHCRQTIPALTLTDTYLCPRHGAFEANPKTGELIHLQSGRHWRKWNSEWYRQHTHPDGIRFEIHEALDKLYTQGFRATRVIIARRYQELMSGYLERSTPWRSGQPENSSARLYGLPVDFSPEATEDPCWEVINFDLEKEPGVPVRYPYFRLFE, from the coding sequence ATGATGAATCCAGGCTTGCAGTACCCAATATTTGGCCCTGAAATACAGTGTCCCCACTGTCGTCAAACAATTCCGGCGCTGACACTGACAGATACTTATTTGTGTCCGCGTCATGGGGCGTTCGAGGCTAATCCCAAAACGGGAGAATTAATTCATTTACAGTCGGGGCGACATTGGCGTAAGTGGAATAGTGAATGGTATAGGCAACATACCCATCCCGATGGTATTCGGTTTGAAATTCACGAAGCACTAGACAAACTCTATACCCAAGGTTTCCGAGCCACGCGAGTGATTATCGCTCGTCGTTATCAGGAATTAATGAGTGGTTATTTAGAACGCAGCACTCCTTGGCGTTCTGGACAGCCAGAAAATTCCTCAGCACGGCTGTACGGTTTACCTGTGGACTTTAGCCCCGAAGCAACAGAAGATCCTTGCTGGGAAGTCATTAATTTTGATTTGGAAAAAGAGCCTGGTGTCCCTGTGCGCTACCCTTATTTCCGATTATTTGAGTAA
- a CDS encoding VOC family protein: MHHASIRTANIHRAIAFYEQLGFTVCERFTTGYTLACWMEGLGGRIELIQIPEPKPAPDAFGDEHYVGYYHLSFDLTEITADLPSWLNNLQEQLKIAAQSQPEQFQPLKILLEPTQQQIGDRIYEVAFIADYDGLPLEFIRILAKLN, encoded by the coding sequence ATGCATCACGCTTCTATTCGGACTGCGAATATTCATCGAGCGATCGCCTTTTATGAACAACTGGGGTTTACAGTTTGTGAACGCTTCACTACAGGCTATACCCTAGCTTGTTGGATGGAAGGATTAGGTGGCAGAATTGAACTCATCCAAATTCCCGAACCAAAACCAGCCCCAGATGCTTTTGGAGATGAGCATTATGTGGGCTACTATCATCTTTCATTTGATTTAACAGAAATTACTGCCGACTTACCTAGTTGGCTGAATAATTTACAAGAACAATTAAAAATAGCGGCTCAAAGCCAGCCAGAACAATTTCAACCTCTCAAAATACTTTTAGAACCGACACAGCAGCAGATAGGCGATCGCATTTATGAGGTCGCTTTTATTGCGGATTATGACGGACTACCCCTGGAATTCATTCGGATTTTAGCAAAACTCAACTAA
- a CDS encoding M16 family metallopeptidase → MSVFSTLYRYRLPLLLLCFAMIAVLSFSGKPAESQHVLASQQPHYQSMVNEQEPTPIKVTDNVRKTLLENGLTVLTKEVHTAPVVTVQVWYKVGSRNEEPGVNGIAHQLEHMMFKGTKNRPIQFGRLFSALGSDSNAFTSYDQTAYYGTAERNKLKSLLFLEADRMQNAVIDTEQLASEKRVVISELQGYENSPEYRLNRAVMGAAFPNHAYGLPVGGTKADVEKFTVEQVQQYYREFYTPENAILVIVGDFQTESTLETVKEIFGKLPKSQESRVTETRLIAPVQELTVNSQQSTVNSPIVLREPGAGKLLQVVYQLPDVNHPDVPALEVMDYILTEGRNSHLYQALVESGLANDITAYVSSLRESGWYELLVTAAPKQNLAKIDSVLNKTIANLVKTGVTAEEVNRAKNQVEASVILSNRDLTNLAIQLGNDETTTSDYRYTERYLAGVRKVKPADVIAVVNKYLKPELRTVGWFEPSQKQTKALTTKIQYAQTTEKFSPGSPVAPQEVIKYLPPVDEATSLITRELPQQFTLANGLQLLLLPDKSTPTITLSGYINAGMEFDPKDKAGLASLVADNLMNGTKTQDFLAIAKALEERGAGLDFEAYREGVRIGGESLASDLPILVKTLADVVKNSTFPATELELDRQQALTNLKLDLDDPDEVAIRTFVQSIYPKNHPLHTYPTEKSLQRIKRQDVIAFKAKYYRPDTTVLALVGDFDPIKVRSLIEAEFGGWKVSGEPPKLTYPPVPMPEKIVRVNSFLPGKAQAITYMGYTGINRQDPRFYAASVLNQILGGDTLSSRLGAEVRDRQGLTYGIYSYFKVGKNAGTFWIEMQTSPEDTSKAIASTHEQLKQIHQHGVSASEVEAAKQTLISNYNVSLANPEELAKKILMNQVYGLDEVELRSFSNKIQQVTLSQVNQAARELLHPDKIVVVTAGPAVLADHTIQ, encoded by the coding sequence ATGTCTGTGTTTTCCACCTTGTATAGATATCGTCTTCCTTTATTACTGTTGTGCTTTGCGATGATTGCAGTATTGTCATTTAGTGGTAAACCTGCTGAAAGTCAACACGTGCTTGCGTCACAACAGCCACATTATCAATCAATGGTAAATGAACAAGAACCCACACCTATAAAAGTGACAGACAACGTCCGCAAAACTTTGCTAGAAAATGGCTTGACGGTGCTGACAAAAGAAGTACATACAGCACCCGTAGTGACTGTGCAGGTTTGGTACAAGGTGGGTTCGCGCAATGAAGAACCAGGTGTCAATGGCATTGCTCACCAATTAGAACACATGATGTTTAAAGGTACTAAAAATCGTCCTATTCAATTTGGGCGATTGTTTAGTGCTTTAGGTAGCGACTCCAACGCCTTTACTAGCTACGATCAAACAGCGTATTACGGCACTGCAGAACGAAATAAGCTGAAATCGCTCTTATTTCTAGAAGCGGATCGGATGCAAAATGCTGTCATTGATACCGAACAACTAGCAAGTGAAAAGCGCGTAGTCATTTCTGAGTTACAAGGCTATGAAAATAGTCCTGAATACCGTCTCAATCGCGCCGTCATGGGAGCAGCCTTTCCCAATCATGCATATGGTTTACCTGTAGGCGGTACAAAAGCTGATGTAGAAAAATTTACAGTCGAGCAGGTACAGCAGTATTACCGCGAATTTTACACCCCCGAAAATGCCATTTTGGTGATTGTGGGAGATTTTCAAACTGAGTCAACTCTAGAAACAGTAAAAGAAATATTTGGTAAATTACCCAAGAGTCAAGAGTCAAGAGTCACAGAGACGCGATTAATCGCGCCTGTACAAGAGTTAACAGTCAACAGTCAACAGTCAACAGTCAACAGTCCCATTGTGCTGCGAGAACCGGGTGCAGGAAAACTCTTGCAAGTGGTTTATCAGCTACCCGATGTGAATCACCCAGATGTACCAGCGCTGGAAGTGATGGATTATATTTTGACTGAAGGACGGAATTCTCACCTTTATCAAGCATTGGTAGAATCAGGCCTAGCTAACGATATTACTGCTTATGTTTCTAGCTTACGGGAGTCTGGCTGGTATGAATTGTTAGTCACTGCTGCTCCTAAGCAAAATTTGGCAAAAATTGACTCAGTTTTAAATAAAACGATCGCAAATCTAGTAAAAACTGGAGTGACAGCAGAGGAAGTCAATCGCGCTAAAAACCAAGTTGAAGCATCTGTAATTTTAAGCAACCGCGATCTCACAAACCTAGCAATCCAATTAGGTAATGATGAGACAACTACGAGTGATTATCGCTATACAGAAAGGTACTTGGCTGGTGTCCGCAAAGTCAAACCAGCTGATGTTATCGCTGTAGTGAATAAATATCTCAAACCAGAATTACGTACAGTTGGCTGGTTTGAACCCAGTCAAAAGCAGACAAAAGCACTGACTACTAAAATTCAGTACGCGCAAACTACAGAAAAATTTTCCCCTGGTTCTCCTGTAGCACCACAAGAGGTAATCAAGTACTTACCACCTGTGGATGAAGCCACATCTCTTATCACTCGCGAACTACCGCAACAATTTACCTTGGCTAATGGTTTGCAGTTATTATTACTACCTGATAAAAGTACCCCCACAATTACCCTCAGTGGCTACATTAATGCAGGGATGGAATTTGATCCAAAAGATAAAGCTGGATTAGCATCACTGGTAGCAGATAATTTGATGAATGGTACGAAAACCCAGGACTTTTTAGCAATTGCCAAAGCTTTAGAAGAACGAGGTGCAGGTCTAGATTTTGAAGCTTATCGCGAAGGTGTGCGAATTGGAGGCGAAAGTTTAGCTAGCGACTTGCCTATACTTGTGAAAACTTTAGCAGATGTTGTGAAAAATAGTACATTTCCTGCAACAGAGCTAGAATTAGACCGCCAGCAAGCTTTGACGAATCTCAAACTAGATTTAGATGACCCTGACGAAGTAGCAATTAGAACTTTTGTTCAGTCTATTTATCCTAAAAACCATCCATTGCATACTTACCCTACAGAAAAAAGCCTACAGAGGATTAAGCGTCAGGATGTGATTGCATTTAAGGCAAAATATTATCGTCCCGATACTACGGTGTTAGCACTGGTAGGAGATTTTGATCCGATAAAAGTGCGATCGCTCATTGAAGCTGAGTTTGGTGGTTGGAAAGTTAGCGGTGAACCACCAAAATTAACATATCCGCCAGTACCAATGCCAGAAAAAATAGTGCGTGTCAACTCATTCCTCCCTGGTAAGGCTCAGGCTATCACTTATATGGGTTACACAGGCATTAACCGTCAAGATCCCCGCTTCTATGCAGCCTCAGTATTGAATCAGATTTTGGGAGGCGACACCTTATCTAGTAGGCTGGGAGCAGAAGTACGCGATCGCCAAGGTTTAACCTATGGGATTTATAGCTATTTCAAAGTAGGCAAGAATGCTGGAACATTTTGGATTGAAATGCAAACCAGCCCAGAAGATACTAGTAAAGCGATCGCTAGTACTCACGAGCAACTAAAGCAAATCCATCAGCATGGTGTCAGCGCATCCGAAGTGGAAGCCGCAAAGCAGACTCTCATCAGCAACTACAATGTTTCACTGGCAAACCCAGAGGAATTAGCAAAAAAAATTCTCATGAATCAAGTCTATGGACTCGATGAAGTGGAACTGCGCTCTTTTAGTAATAAAATTCAGCAAGTTACCCTATCTCAAGTTAATCAAGCTGCTCGTGAATTACTCCACCCCGATAAAATTGTCGTGGTAACAGCTGGGCCTGCTGTGTTGGCAGATCATACTATTCAGTAA
- a CDS encoding plastocyanin/azurin family copper-binding protein — protein MQVIKRIYFILVLILSFAVVNTTPVLAANVSGDVLKQAAMETPVSLGNAANELKFEPNTLEFTAGKRYNLRLTNPSQLKHYFTAKDFADGIWTQKVEAGKVEIKGAIHEVELKPSAIAEWVFVPLKPGKYSLRCTVPGHAEAGMTGVITVSN, from the coding sequence ATGCAAGTAATCAAGCGCATTTACTTCATATTAGTATTAATACTAAGCTTTGCTGTTGTAAATACAACTCCAGTCTTGGCAGCAAATGTCTCTGGCGATGTCCTTAAACAAGCTGCTATGGAAACTCCTGTGAGTTTAGGAAATGCAGCTAACGAACTAAAATTTGAACCAAATACCTTAGAATTTACAGCCGGGAAACGCTACAATCTCCGGCTGACAAATCCTAGCCAGCTAAAGCACTACTTTACTGCCAAAGACTTTGCCGATGGCATCTGGACGCAAAAAGTTGAAGCAGGCAAAGTAGAAATAAAAGGCGCTATCCACGAAGTAGAACTCAAACCTAGTGCAATAGCAGAATGGGTATTTGTGCCTCTTAAGCCAGGGAAATATAGCCTCCGATGCACTGTTCCAGGGCACGCAGAAGCGGGAATGACTGGTGTGATTACTGTTAGCAATTGA